A genome region from Conger conger chromosome 16, fConCon1.1, whole genome shotgun sequence includes the following:
- the LOC133114317 gene encoding E3 ubiquitin/ISG15 ligase TRIM25-like: MAEASISVDQDQFSCSICLDLLKNPATIPCGHSYCLGCIKGCWNQDDHTAVFSCPQCRETFFPRPVLRKNTILADVVEKLKKTGLQAVPPAHCYAGPGDVACDSCTGRKHKAIKSCLVCLASFCETHLQPHYKSLAFKKHKLVKATGNLQEKICSHHDKLLEVYCRTDQQCICLLCTMDEHRGHDTVSAAAEWTEKQKQLGVTQSKFQQRIQEREKELQDLRQAVQSVKRSAQAAVDDNERIFTEMIRSIERRCSEVKELIRDQEKAEVSRAEGLLERLEQEIAELRRRDAELEQLSHTEDYIHFLQSCQSLCAPPGPGDLPSITVSPHLSFEAVRKSVSELKERLEEGELVKIPESVKNVPTVEPRTREDFLQYSSQLTLDPNTVNQNLRLSEGNRVVTSVREIQSYPDHPERFDGRAQVLCREGLSGRCYWEAEWSGCGVCIAMSYKHISRKKGEGVDCGLGYNNLSWSLDPAGSKYFFRHNNVSTLIPVLPSSSRIGVYLDHSAGTLSFYSVSDTISLLHRVQTTFTQPLYPGFWVYLGSSVKLCDL; this comes from the exons ATGGCTGAGGCCAGTATCTCAGTGGATCAagaccagttcagctgttcaatctgtctggatctactgaagAATCCGGCgactattccctgtggacaTAGTTACTGTTtgggctgtattaagggctgctggaatcaggatgatcatactgctgtcttcagctgtccccagtgcagagagacTTTCTTCCCAAggcctgttttaagaaaaaacaccatACTGGCTGAtgtggtggagaaactgaagaagacaggactccaagctgttcctcctgctcactgctatgctggacctggagacgtggcgtgtgattcctgcactgggagaaagcacaaagccattaaatcctgtctggtgtgtctggcctctttctgtgaaactcacctccaGCCTCACTATAAATCTCTTGCCTTTAAGAagcacaaactggtcaaagccactggaaacctgcaggagaagatctgctcTCATCATGACAAACTGCTGGAAGTTTATTGTCGTaccgatcagcagtgtatctgtctgctgtgtacgatggatgaacacagaggccatgatacagtctcagctgcagcagaatggacagagaaacag aagcagctgggggtaACACAGAGTAAgttccagcagagaatccaggagagagagaaggagctgcaggatctcaggcaggctgtgcagtcagtcaag cgctctgcacaggCTGCAGTGGACGACAatgagaggatctttactgagatgatccgctccattgagagaaggtgctctgaggtgaaagagctgatcagagatcaggagaaggctgaagtgagtcgggctgaaggactcctggagcgactggagcaagagattgctgagctgaggaggagagatgctgagctggagcagctttcacacacagaggactacatccatttcctccag agctgtcagtctctctgtgcccctcctggacctggagatttacccagcatcactgtcagtccacatttgtcttttgaggctgtgaggaaatctgtctctgaactgAAAGAGCGACTGGAGGAGGGGGAACTGGTCAAAATTCCTGAATCAG tgaaaaATGTCCCTACTGTAgagcccaggaccagagaggatttcttacagt ATTCCtctcagctcacactggaccccaacacagtgAATCAAAAcctccgtctgtctgagggTAACAGAGTGGTGACCTCTGTGAGagagatccagtcatatcctgatcatccagagagatttgatggCAGGGCTCAAGTCctgtgcagagagggtctgtctggacgctgttactgggaggctgagtggagtgggtgTGGGGTTTGTATAGCAATGTCATATAAACACATCAGCAGGAAAAAAGGAGAGGGTGTTGACTGTGGTCTGGGATATAATAACCTGTCCTGGAGTTTGGACCCCGCTGGCTCCAAATACTTTTTCAGGCACAATAATGTCAGCACTTTAATCCCtgttctcccctcctcctccagaataggagtgtacctggatcacagtgcaggaactctgtccttctacagcgtctctgacacaatatccctcctgcacagagtccagaccacattcactcagcccctctatcctgggttcTGGGTTTATTTGGGAAgttctgtaaaactgtgtgatcttTGA